The proteins below come from a single Mya arenaria isolate MELC-2E11 chromosome 6, ASM2691426v1 genomic window:
- the LOC128237920 gene encoding filaggrin-like: protein MHNFSTGCTPPSTRAHTSSTAGPVVPGEHISSITVARFKHRVHASNTGWSHSSIAVAHFQHRGSTHPATCVHTSSTGKAPLQHRRCTHLASPKHTCSTACPYLQYRRSSPPASRVYTSRNAGAHLHHRRSTYPAPWANTFSPAVAHLQHRVSEPLAPPEHTSSTKGKHLQHRRCTLSAPQFHTARANIQHRCCTPPKQTFSTAMYTARANIQHRNAPRQSKHSAPQMHIPKANIQHRNTALTAPRVHTSSTAGAQLQQRGCTPPATPEHTTSTADAHVQHRQSTPPAPRVHTSSTTRAHHKHRSAQLQHRGAHLQHRSAHLQHRSAHHQHRGAHHKHRSAHLQHRSAHHQHRGAHHKHRSAHLQHRSAHLQHRSAHHQHRGAHHKHRSAHLQHRSAQHQHRGAHHKHRSAHLQHRSAHLQHRSAHHQHRGAHHKHRSAHLQHRSAHLQHRSAHHQHRGAHHKHRSAHLQHHSAHLQHRSAHHQHRRSTPPAPPEHTSSTAGNDIQHRRSTPIAQPEHTSSNAGAHLEHRRNRPLALRLHISSTAVCTPFAPYAQLQHRMRSSINAGHHPQHSRCTSVVPSEPTTSAPRMHASSTGGAHLRHRGCTLKQQGSTPLAPRVHTFNTAVALFQHRGVTPPATWVFTFSTVGCTPQAQRLHTSSTAGAHL, encoded by the coding sequence ATGCACAACTTTAGCACCGGGTGCACGCCTCCATCAACGCGGGCCCACACCTCCAGCACAGCAGGACCTGTAGTACCGGGTGAGCACATCTCCAGCATCACGGTTGCACGCTTCAAGCACCGGGTGCACGCCTCCAACACCGGCTGGTCACACTCCAGCATCGCGGTTGCACACTTCCAGCACCGCGGCAGCACACATCCAGCAACGTGTGTCCACACCTCCAGCACCGGGAAAGCACCCCTTCAGCACCGCAGATGCACGCATCTAGCATCGCCGAAGCATACCTGTAGCACCGCGTGTCCATACCTTCAGTACCGCCGGAGCAGTCCTCCAGCATCGCGCGTCTACACCTCCAGAAACGCGGGCGCACACCTTCACCACCGCCGGAGCACATATCCAGCTCCGTGGGCGAACACCTTCAGCCCCGCGGTTGCACACCTCCAGCACCGCGTGTCCGAACCTTTAGCACCACCGGAGCACACTTCCAGCACCAAGGGTAAACATCTCCAGCACCGTAGGTGCACACTTTCAGCACCGCAGTTTCACACCGCCAGAGCAAACATTCAGCACCGCTGTTGCACACCGCCAAAGCAAACATTCAGCACCGCAATGTACACCGCCAGAGCAAACATTCAGCACCGCAATGCACCCCGCCAGAGCAAACATTCAGCACCGCAGATGCACATCCCCAAAGCAAACATTCAGCACCGCAATACCGCACTTACAGCACCGCGGGTGCACACCTCCAGTACCGCGGGAGCACAACTCCAGCAACGCGGATGCACACCTCCAGCAACGCCAGAGCACACCACCAGCACCGCGGATGCACACGTCCAGCACCGCCAGAGCACACCACCAGCACCGCGAGTGCACACCTCCAGCACCACCAGAGCACACCACAAGCACCGCAGTGCACAACTCCAGCACCGCGGTGCTCACCTCCAGCACCGCAGTGCACACCTCCAGCACCGCAGTGCACACCATCAGCACCGCGGTGCTCACCACAAGCACCGCAGTGCACACCTCCAGCACCGCAGTGCACACCATCAGCACCGCGGTGCTCACCACAAGCACCGCAGTGCACACCTCCAGCACCGCAGTGCACACCTCCAGCACCGCAGTGCACACCATCAGCACCGCGGTGCTCACCACAAGCACCGCAGTGCACACCTCCAGCACCGCAGTGCACAGCATCAGCACCGCGGTGCTCACCACAAGCACCGCAGTGCTCACCTCCAGCACCGCAGTGCACACCTCCAGCACCGCAGTGCACACCATCAGCACCGCGGTGCTCACCACAAGCACCGCAGTGCACACCTCCAGCACCGCAGTGCACACCTCCAGCACCGCAGTGCACACCATCAGCACCGCGGTGCTCACCACAAGCACCGCAGTGCACACCTCCAGCACCACAGTGCACACCTCCAGCACCGCAGTGCACACCATCAGCACCGCCGGAGCACACCTCCAGCACCGCCGGAGCACACCTCCAGCACCGCCGGAAATGACATTCAGCACCGCCGGAGCACACCAATTGCCCAGCCGGAGCACACTTCCAGCAACGCAGGAGCACACCTCGAGCACCGCCGGAACAGACCTCTAGCACTGCGACTACACATCTCAAGTACCGCGGTGTGCACACCTTTTGCACCGTATGCACAACTTCAGCACCGGATGCGCTCATCCATCAACGCGGGTCATCACCCCCAGCACAGCAGGTGCACGTCTGTAGTCCCGAGTGAGCCCACAACTTCTGCACCGCGGATGCACGCCTCCAGCACCGGGGGAGCACACCTCCGACACCGCGGTTGCACACTTAAGCAACAAGGGTCCACACCACTAGCACCGCGGGTGCACACCTTCAACACCGCGGTTGCACTCTTCCAACACCGCGGGGTCACACCTCCAGCAACTTGGGTCTTCACCTTTAGCACCGTCGGGTGCACACCTCAAGCACAGCGGTTGCACACTTCAAGCACCGCGGGTGCACACCTATAG